In one Trichosurus vulpecula isolate mTriVul1 chromosome 8, mTriVul1.pri, whole genome shotgun sequence genomic region, the following are encoded:
- the HHEX gene encoding hematopoietically-expressed homeobox protein HHEX produces MQYPHPGPGAAVGVPLYAPTPLLQPVHPTPFYIEDILGRGPGAPLPPAAPTPTPTPTLPSPNSSFTSLVSSYRTPIYEPTPIHPAFSHHPAALAATYGAGTFAGPLYPFPRTVNDYTHALLRHDPLGKPLLWGPFMQRPLHKRKGGQVRFSNDQTIELEKKFETQKYLSPPERKRLAKMLQLSERQVKTWFQNRRAKWRRLKQENPQNKKEDLENPDRHCDQRQDSCLPSDQTKDLSLDSSQCSPSPASQEDLDSEISEDSDQEVDIEGDKGYYQAG; encoded by the exons ATGCAGTACCCGCACCCCGGGCCCGGGGCCGCCGTGGGGGTCCCCTTGTACGCGCCTACCCCGCTGCTGCAGCCCGTGCACCCGACGCCCTTCTACATCGAGGACATCCTGGGTAGGGGGCCCGGGGCCCCGCTGCCTCCCGCcgctcccaccccaacccccactcccaccctgccttcccccaactCCTCCTTCACCAGCCTCGTGTCCTCCTACCGGACCCCCATCTACGAGCCCACGCCGATCCACCCCGCCTTCTCCCACCACCCGGCCGCGCTGGCCGCCACCTACGGGGCGGGCACCTTCGCGGGCCCTCTCTACCCGTTTCCCCGGACGGTGAACGACTACACGCACGCCCTGCTCCGGCACGACCCCCTGG GCAAACCTCTTCTCTGGGGCCCCTTCATGCAGAGGCCACTACACAAAAGAAAGGGAGGACAAGTAAGGTTCTCCAATGACCAAACCATCGAATTGGAAAAGAAGTTTGAGACTCAGAAATACCTTTCCCCACCTGAGAGGAAGCGTCTTGCTAAGATGCTACAACTCAGTGAGAGGCAG GTCAAAACCTGGTTTCAGAATCGCCGAGCCAAGTGGAGAAGGCTAAAGCAG GAGAAccctcaaaacaaaaaagaagatttgGAAAATCCAGACCGACACTGTGATCAGAGACAAGATAGCTGTTTGCCCAGCGACCAGACAAAAGACCTCTCTCTGGATAGCTCACAGTGTTCTCCCTCCCCTGcttctcaggaagacctggactcAGAGATTTCAGAGGATTCTGATCAGGAAGTGGACATTGAGGGGGATAAAGGCTATTACCAGGCAGGATGA